The following DNA comes from Tepidanaerobacter syntrophicus.
TGGCTGCGGTCGTAGACCACAAGAGATGGCCGCTGGGATGCGCCTATCTCGTTGAAATAAATCCCAAGGCGTTCTCCGCCCTTTACTATATAGTCAGTATGCACTCCATACCTTCTGAGATGATTTATAGCAGCCTGGCCGATGGGATTGTCCGGAACTTTTGTCACAAAATAAGCGTCTTCTCCGTAGTTTGCAAGGGATGTGGCAACATTAGCTTCACCACCTCCGTAAGTTACATCAAAGGAATCAGCTTGAACAAATCTCAGATAGTTAGGCGGTGTGAGTCGCAGCATTATTTCGCCAAAAGTTACAACTTTATTAGCCATTTGAATACCCTCCTAAAATATTTTAGTTATTTTCTTGCAGCCTTTACGGCTTCTACAAACTTGCGGGCTGTATCTTCAACTTCTGCGTAGTCGCCTTTTTTGGCGCCTTTAGTAAGTTCTCCGCCGACACCAACAGCCTGGCAGCCTGCTTTAATCCATTCGCCTGCGTTTTCTAGACTTACGCCGCCTGTTGGGATAAATGGAGCGTAAGGCAAGGGGCCTAACAGAGCTTTAATCATAGAAGGGCCAAATGCATTGCCGGGGAAGAATTTTACAAAGTCCGCGCCTGATTCCATAACTTCTACCACTTCTTTCACTGACATGGCACCAGGCATAGATACCACTTGATACCTGTTGCACATCTTTACTACATCGGGGTTAAAATAGGGACTTACTATAAATTCAGCGCCTGCTAACATAGCTGATCTTGCTGTCTCTGTATCCAAGACAGTCCCTGCTCCTATCAAGATTTCCTTGTTTGGATATGCCTTGGCAAGCTCACGGATTACATCCATGGCGCCGGGCACAGTCATGGTAATTTCAATAGACTCTACTCCGCCGGCCTTTACCGCTTCGGCAATTTTTAGCGCCTGGTCCGGAGACTCGGCTCTTACTACGGCAACAACGCCGCAGTCAATAA
Coding sequences within:
- a CDS encoding bifunctional 2-keto-4-hydroxyglutarate aldolase/2-keto-3-deoxy-6-phosphogluconate aldolase encodes the protein MKKLDVIKRIIDCGVVAVVRAESPDQALKIAEAVKAGGVESIEITMTVPGAMDVIRELAKAYPNKEILIGAGTVLDTETARSAMLAGAEFIVSPYFNPDVVKMCNRYQVVSMPGAMSVKEVVEVMESGADFVKFFPGNAFGPSMIKALLGPLPYAPFIPTGGVSLENAGEWIKAGCQAVGVGGELTKGAKKGDYAEVEDTARKFVEAVKAARK